A region of the Pempheris klunzingeri isolate RE-2024b chromosome 6, fPemKlu1.hap1, whole genome shotgun sequence genome:
TCAGAAGTCGCCTCCAACGTTTGCGGAGTAGACGGCTGCTACACCAGTCAAAGGAGGAAGATAAACATCATCAGTTTttggtgatttttgttttaaatgtggacTATTGTTTAAACGTGTGCTCACAACACTGGGGAGCCCACTGGGGAACCACTGCTGTGTTTCCAGTATAACTTTTTCTCACTGCTGGATGCGTCTTTCTCTGAGCACAGTCATTCACGCAGTCAATACTGTTTGAAAGTTTTGAACCGAATTCCTCTTGAAATACTGAGCAGATTCACCAATCAGCCGCACAACAGCCAGATGAATACAGGAAAAACAGTATTGTTTACTTGATctggtgtttcagtgtgtcTTACCCACAGGCAGGAATCATAGTCttacaaatataaatgataaaaatgaaatgagtaaTATCTTGTTTCAATTTTCAGTcgaaaaatacatttgtaatttgtgatttaagagggagaaaagtatctctttatgctgttttttaCAATAAGATATTTTTGTGGTTATTAAcggtttttattatttaaatagcGATGCCAATGCTTGTTTTGCCGGGAGACAGTGCTATTTCCTTTTCTAAAAGCTTCAGATGAACCCACTGTATACTGCGTGTTCAGCTCCAAATgcctgacagacacagacacagctacagcacagctacagagccagatatttccctggGGTGTAGTTGAAGAGcaaaaaaagagctaaaagaagagtaAATATTAGACTTGGATTCATCAGGTGCCAAAAACACATctgcaaatgaatgataatggtGCTTCGTGTTTGCTGGATGTGTGAATAGGCAAATGTTGGCTAAAATGTTCGACTTTTTATGAAGTTGTTAATATATAGTTAAGCTATTTTACAATTAAGTGTGCTGGAAAAATTGCACAATCATTACAAACTGAGACCTTTCAAGGTAAATTATGTCGTGTATACAaggtatttttcttttaataatggGTATAAGTGAAATAAAATTTTGTTACACTGAATTTGTTTCTCTGTCCAGTGTGACATTACTCAGCTGATATCAAACAAACCATCTTTTCCATTGTGATACAAGTTATCTTAGATCTTTAGGACCTTATTTCTCTTTTGCAAAGCTGCAGCAGATATCGTGAATGTCCTGCCTGAGGAAAGTTTCCTCTCACTCAGATCAGCATGCTGCAGTAAACACCAGGGAGACGCAGCATGAAGGCAGTGAGGTTTTGATGTCTAACTCTGCATCTTAAACAGCCATAACAGAAAGAATATCATCATATCTCAttccaaaaataaaactattaaacCCAAGTACCATTGGGACTGTCGGTGACAAGTTTCACTGTTTATTTGGCATTTCACAgccatgtgtgtgcacacgaaGGCAAAGATGGTCAACAGGGAGCGTCTATGACCaggatgaaaactgaaattGAATGTGCATGctcttgtaatgttttttttgttccatcTGCTTCATCATCCTAGTGTCATAGCTGATGGTTGGTAAGCTTGAAAACTTTATTACATTACACTCCCTTTTTTGTGTGATGTAAAAACACCCCAAACTTTAATCAAGTAGCCCCAAACGGATTTTAGCGAAAACTCtatctgagtgtgtttttgtctgttattGTCCTGAGGCTGGATTACTTAACATTTGAGGAAACTGATGTCATTTCCTTGGTGCATTTGGGAGTTTTAGTCACCATGGGGGGTAGTTTACATtccacaattaaaaacaaactcttGGTAGATATATCACAGGCTGAGTCCACACTCAATATATTTAAATGACTACTTTTAGGCCaacaaatgaaaagtgtttCCACTCCATAATGTTATtcctaaaataaataaacagttaaGTAATACAGACCAGGCTACATTATCTGTGTTGATCTGTAGGAATGTGGATGATAAAGTCACTCTCGTGCAAGCACAACTATcactgaagagcagcagagataaaatcataatgttttattttcgtGGACCCACGTCGATCCTCTGGTGGCCCCCGGGCCGCAGATTGGGAACCTGTGCGCCGCCTGAAACTCATTTCCTGATTGGCTGACTGGAAGCTGCGTGATGACACAGAAAACCCAGCTGAAGCCTTTCTGACAGCCTCCTGATAACCACATACTCAACCAACtggagagtgtgtctgtgtgtgtccacgtgGATAATCAATCATGGAATTATTGGTTCGATATCTGGACAGAAGTAATTCAGTTAGGTAAGTTTACTTTTTAATGACTGGCGTAAGGAAACTAACTCACAGGCATGATTTCGACGTTTAAAAACGCGCTCAAGCGTTAAATGGTTAAAAGTATGTTTCTGAAATATAACGTGCAAACAGAAACGCCGGATTTTGTTGCAAAAGTGAACTTATTGGtgctttatattaaaataacagcagcagcagtcacttAACAGTCCCTGAAGGGTTTTTAACACACCGCATCCAGATGGAAATAACTGTAAAATGTGCCATTTACCTTCAGGTacacttttgtaaaaaaaaaaaaaagaataagagGAGTTTTGTACTCTGCCAGGGAGAGTCTGTGGGTGACTTACTGTTGAGAAAATATTGAAAGTGCACTCACTGAGCTAACCTTGGACTTAAACCCAGGTAGCACCATGAATGCAGGCAGTGTCCTCAGTACATGGAGTTCTTCCTCTCACCAGTCTGGCGCAATGAAAAACGGCATTGCTCAAGTAAATTATCTTGAAATAACTGctttcacttctgtttttttttcatcctgagTACCATATTCTGGCCTCTTCACAGGCTACTTAAATGAACTCAAGTGAGGGCTTTAACaaaattttatttcatgacCTAGTTCCTGCATGAtatcacatttttattacatctgtaatatcttttttttcttcagctctgtCACAACTCAAGATATTATCAAAGAGGAGAACCTGAGAGATGACCTGAAGTATTACTTCATGAGCCCGTGTGAGAAGTACCGGGCCCGACGACACATACCCTGGAAACTTGGGGTGCAGATTCTGAAAATCGTCACGATCACCACACAAGTACGTACTGTGAATTTAAGGTTGCTAAGGAAGGACCTGGGAAGAGGATCCACCCAGAAAATGCTTCCTGGAACAGTTATCTGTCCATGGCGTGTAGCCTGGTGCAGTAAATGCGTATGAACTGGTGTTCAAGTGTCACATGGGGAGACTACATAATCTGagtgcatttgtttttccaattcaagatgatgaaataagTGAACCCCACCCAAACATCTGGACCTCgctcttcctcctgctggctgcttgTATGACAATAATGGaatttgtagtatttttttcttatattccaGCACAAAATTATGTTGCACAGGAAAACTGCTAAACAGGACAACAACCTCACTGAtacttaaaaaattaaaatccaTTGTTGTCCACATCAGTGTTGTGAGTTGAGAAACTGGGAAATGACACAATGAAGTGGGCAACTAAAAGCTAGATAATTAGGTCCATAAAGATTTCAGCTCTAAtgtaaaaacagatttattccAAATATATTTCCGAAAATGTTACCTAGGCtttaataaataagaatagatACACGAACATGAAAAACTACACGGGAATAGATGTACTTAGTTACCCTCACCCTTGACTATTACTGTAAGCATcaacatgaaatataaatgttgttttttttcccctgttgtTTCCTCCGTAGCTCATCCTGTTCGGCCTCAACAACCAGTTGGTGGTGTCCTATAAGGAGGAGAACGCCATGGCCCTCAAAAACCTTTTCCTGAAGGACTACAGTGGAATGGATGAGGACGACTACAGTGTTGCTGTCTACACGCAGCAAGGCGTCTACGACAGTCTGTTTTATGTCCTGGATCAGGCAAGTTCAGCCCCCTCACTGCTGTAtctctgcttttgcttttacCACAACAAACAATTAATACTACTGGTTGTAGTTCTTTCCGTGTGGGATGGATAGTTGGAGACGGGAAGGATTGCATGTTGACAACTTGAGTTTTTTGTGTGATGGTTTACTGTCCACTGACAACATATGACATTATAGccattgatttattatttttttatttttatttttttttagtgtccCTACATGCACACTGGTATCCTGCTTGTGTTTGGATTTTTGGGGTATCCTGGTTAAGTGTAGTGCATGCAAACATAATATCGTGGCCTCAGAAAGATGTATAAGCCCTTATCCATTAGGAATCAAGATATACCAAACGACAAATGATCTGACACTTGGACACAGATATAATGATATAAACGTGGATATGAATAACCTCATGTTCCATGTGCTGTAGATGCCATATACCAAATATGACCAAAACTGGGATGCTAATTTTCATGTAAACATGCTCAATGTGATGTAATGTGTAAACTATTCCACATATATCTGGTAATCCTGTGAAACAGGCAGCAACGTCTTTTTCAGTCACTTAATATTTTACcagcctttgtgtgtgttatttggcGGTTTGCAGCTTCTCGCCAATATGGTGTAACTCACCCCGGGACAGTGTGTTTTATCTGAGGCTTTTCATATTTATAGTACAGCGAGTTGGGCCGGCTCTCTCTGGGTCCCATCAGTTACGCTGAGGATGAAGATGGCCAGCTGCTGCCTCTCATCATTTGTAAAGAGCACTACAAGAGGGGCAGCGTGGAGCCCTCAGACGAGGCCTATGACATAGACGCCCGGCTGGAGACGGGTGAGCGGACACGTTTTATATGATCAGCTGACGAGTAAAATTGCTGATTTCCCTCCTCTGTAGTTTTAGTTTGCAAACCTGTTTGTGCTTTAAACAAACCTTTaatttaaaggttttaaaagactgtttgtgttctctctctgttcctctcttctctctcagttTGTATGTCACATGACCCAAAGACTGCAAACCAGTGGAAAACGCAGAATTCATCTTTTTTTGATCTGGACTTTTACAGGTATAAATATTCCGTCAGTGAACTGGTTATGACTGCAGCTGACACACatccttttcttttgttctaaTGTACATTAAAATGCTAAATTTTGCTTTCAGGCTTGTTGACATAAAAATAACCTTCCAGCTGAAAGGAATCAACCTACAGACGGTGCGTTCACGGGAGTTACCTGACTGCTACTCCTTCTACGTGACGGTACGTTTCAGCCATATTTTCTACCATTTAGGAAATTAACTGTAtgtaaccatccatccatccatccatacatacatacatatatgcatgACACTTTCCATCAGTGAGAGATGTGGAGTCAAGACACTTTGTGACCGATCACACTTTGTACTAACCAACAGATTTGAAAAGAGCATATAGATCACAGGACTTGATGATAAGACAACTAGTTATATAATACTTTCCTTTGGTCTCATCCTTTTGTGTCCACTTTTGTCTTCTGTCCTGTGGCTCCTTATCTTTCACTGTCTCCActggtgtttttattgtatCTCTACCCAACCAACCCCATGGTGTCACAGATTATTGTACTGCAAGATGGCAGCGCCCTTGccaggaaacagaaaagaaaaaaagaagccccattttatatctttacatttgtcatgtttgtccTATAATTGTTAATTAGGGAGGAAATCCATCTATTAAATCATCTCAACTTTATTGAATGCTTCATGTCCCCTTTTAAGATAACATTTGACAACCAGTGTCACAGCGGGAAGGTGAAAATACTCATGGACTTCGACTCCAAGAGCAGTGCATGTCGAGACTGGAAGATATCTGGGACGGGTAAGTTGTAGTCGTTTAACCTAATGGAGAAACAAATAAGTAATCAAAagcaagacagaaaataaactaacaaaagaaagaaatcaagaCAGAATATGGGAAAAATCTGCTGTTCGTGCATTTTGGCTTTTCTAGAGTACAGACAGAACTTATATTGTAACTATAACTATCCCACTATCCCACATctactgtatttaaaaaaaaaaacaacaaaaaaaaacctaaataatATTCATCTTGAAAATGCAAATGTCTCTCACTGTTGATTAGAGAGGCGTTTTCCAGTAAACTTGTAGTTATCAGTAATGGGTGTGAGGGAGTTATGCAAAAGATAAACCCTCACGCAcagactctctctcacacacacacacactttttctctgtttcagctcAGAAGAACACGCACTATCTTCTGGTGTTTGACGGCTTCGTTATTCTCGTTTGCCTCACGTCAGCGGTGTTGTGCACCCGCTCCATCATACTGGCTGTCAGGTTGCTGCAGGTCAGCTGTTCAGTCTCTGCCCACACAGCACGATATCACACAGggaattttgtatttttctctctggtCAGCCTTTCCTGTTTCTAGTTTTTGGTTGACATTTCTTCTCTGACTGTTCAgaactttttgtttctttattacCCTCCTTTTCTTAAGCCAAAAGTCACAATAAGCACAAACGATCAAATTTCAAATTCCCAttattaaaatatctaaaatacaaaatgctACAAATTCTTGTGCTTGTGTACACAGTCTGTAGGATAAGGGTATCACCCAAAATTTAGATTTAGTCATTAATTGATCCGatactgtgctgtgttttgtcattAAAGTGTTCATTCATTTAGCCATACACAGTCAGGCGCTATTATCATCTTTGGTAGCAAACTATCTAAAGATCCATGGAAAGTTAAGATATTGAGAAAAATCAATATAAACAGTCAGCCATTATAACACAACCAGATCATCTCTGTTCTAGCAATGTTATTGGTGAAAAAGTGACCCCATGGCCTCTTAAAGCTACTTAACTTGTTCATATGACACGATTTCTGACATATACTATTTTTTTATGATCTGGAGAGGACATGCTTTTCCATAATCTGAGGATCTTTTTGGCAGCTGTGACAACCCCTACACATATCACTGCAAAATCATATTTCTAAACTTTTGTTTGGTCCCCCAG
Encoded here:
- the mcoln2 gene encoding mucolipin-2 isoform X1; amino-acid sequence: MELLVRYLDRSNSVSSVTTQDIIKEENLRDDLKYYFMSPCEKYRARRHIPWKLGVQILKIVTITTQLILFGLNNQLVVSYKEENAMALKNLFLKDYSGMDEDDYSVAVYTQQGVYDSLFYVLDQYSELGRLSLGPISYAEDEDGQLLPLIICKEHYKRGSVEPSDEAYDIDARLETVCMSHDPKTANQWKTQNSSFFDLDFYRLVDIKITFQLKGINLQTVRSRELPDCYSFYVTITFDNQCHSGKVKILMDFDSKSSACRDWKISGTAQKNTHYLLVFDGFVILVCLTSAVLCTRSIILAVRLLQRFSRFLHESYNRKVCEDDQSEFLNGWYVLVIISDLLAIIGSILKMEIQAKSLTSYDLCSIFLGTSTLLVWVGVIRYLGYFQKYNVLILTMKAAFPKVLRFCCCAGMIYLGYTFCGWIVLGPYHEKFEGLSRVAECLFSLLNGDDMFTTFAQLKDKNILVWLFSRAYLYSFISLFIYMVLSLFIALITDSYETIKNYQKDGFPLTDLQKFLREQKDFSVAEECSQTNNRHLKYPSFCCCRRVSENDDVILIS